The genomic interval actaagtagGACCTATCGcgtcttactaataatattctaatcgCGAGCCCTCGAtactttatagctattttataaatatataaaagtttttaaactaccgattttctttattttaataataattagtaaaatacgtttaattttactaacctttttatactttataagggtagtagtgCTATTAACTTTTACGGATTTGCGCATTAATAACGCGcctttaaaagcttataaattagctttaataaaagtaattagcgAGCGGCTACTTAGTGCTCTCCAGGAAACCCACCCTTCACGAATTGGAAGCCAAACGTGTATCATATTTATCTAATCCTAAGCCTACCTTActatcgtatatataaaaaagtatagctAAGCcggcttttattaattttaaaataacctcgatattaaatataacccGGGGCTAATATATTTCTCTCGAAATTACGGCTATAAACTTATCTCGGAATAAAAGGTCTTAGTTAAGAAAGGAACTAACTGTATTCAAATTATAATcgagataataataaaagctatataacttttttattattaatatatatattatatagttattacgaAATAAAGACGTTACCTCTTGCGCTAAGTCTATAggagtaagtattttaaaaaaagtaaaatagctTCTTAGTAATAGGTATAGTAGTATGAAGCgactataaatacttaacttattaatataaagttattaactatactaactagctattataatattacgtatatattacttcctctttttataaactttttaacgtttaaaaagtctaatactactataataggCCTTAGtaaatctttaataatagctataatagcttatttataaataaaatatggGGTCGGGATAGTATCTAGTAGTATGAGTTACGgcgctttattaaaatctactcgataccttatttagctttaataacggCTATTACCTACTACTAaaaattaaactatataaactaactctaagtctagcttatatagggttaagtttaaaaaaataacgcGTATTACGAAGAGTAAGTAACATatactcgttactattaatatagtccctcattagtatttagcctttactatatactaaaatagctatagacTAAAGTaggcttagtaaatactataatacgtaagtaaCGTCACGACTAAAGAACGTAATCGAAGCGAATAAAAGTCTATGTTCTAGAGGAGGCGTTTGCTATATAATTCGCGCATTACGACCAGCCAGCCTTTCGTTATTCTAGCCACAGCGACGTGAGGAAAGGTAACACGTCTTGTAGTAGGCCTGCCTCATTAGGAATCAagattacgcaccgcttaagtagctaatacggacctataatttactatagtagcttatagaTAGAGCCTAATAGTACATTATATATTTGGCACAAATGTTTACAAGAGTTTAGTTTCCTCGCTAGCTATTGTGTACCTAAGTATCCACCTTCCAGGTCCAGAACCGCGATTAAATTTCAAGTCACTATACCGCAATCCCCATTGCGAGCTTCGTTGCACATCTTAGATCTAGGATTCTAGGCTACATGGTCTCTGTCTATGCTGCTCGAATATCAACCACGTCCCCGCGTACTTTCAtgcgcttttttttttttcgttgCTTGAACAAATATTCGCTAGAAACCTGCTGTGTAACTTGGGAAACACAAGTCTGGAACCCTCTGTCCAGCACGGAAATGTATCTGCGTTTTGAATCGTGGCCGGTGACTCAAAAGGCAGATTACACTATCACATTGTATCATGGCCAGGCAGTCACCCGAGGTTAGCATGCGGACACGAACCAAGGTCTCCTTAGAGCGTAAGTCCCGACTGCAGCGCAAACGCTGCCCCGGTATTGCTAAAGATCGTTGCTTAAAGACTGTGACCAGAAAAAGGAGGGATGAAATGGGTGCAACGCAATAATGCTGCATCGTGGCCTTCGCAAATCACACACAAACGTCCATAGTATTACTGCTCAGGCCTTGAGGAAAACTGGAACTGTGCGAAGCGCTGCCTAACTCTCTTGCTGTTTGGCTGAGGAGAAGATAGCCAATGAAAGCCTGACATCCACCCCACAAGTCCCTCGATGGGTACTTAACAGCCCACCTCCTCCCTGGCTCTCGGCTTTTTGGCACCGCGGTTACCCTTAGATATATACTGACATTCGCCCCTTGAGTTCCTCTACATAGTACTTCCGCTGATCGAATTTGATGCTAGCAAGCAATGACGGGTTCCTACGGTCGATGTCTATGTTGCAATGCGCTTTTGACTAGCATCGGGTTCAACTCTAGGCGCAGCAGGTGGCACAGTTTACCCAGGCTCCAGATTGGCTGGGCAGCCCTAATGCTGTCGCTTTCAGGGGTCAAGCAAGGGGCGTCAGCGTCGGTTGGTGTCTTTGTCTCCCAACTCGGGAAACAGGTGACGAGGGCCGTTTGACACCTGCTGTCGGGACAGCATGAGCCCGTTGCCAAGTGTGATGTCTCTGAGGATGAGCAGTACGAGTTGGTGGTGTTATCTCGGATGTATCGCTAGTTTCGCCCTTTCCCAGACTCCTACTAGGAGATCGCTGGCGATAATGCTATGGGCATTATCAACTTCATTGACAGCTGGGCCCCCCAGCAAAACCTTGTCCTCAATTTAGGTCGCGAGAACCGCCTGCCGACCGGGATCTCATTCTTGAATCACGCCGATCAACTCCTGGATGATGAATGGTTTCGCGAGGAGTTTGAGGATACTCGAGAACTGCTGCGCCTTAGTAGAAGAAAAGGTCGTAAATTGAACACATACGGAAGTTCAATGGTACCGGTATGAAACCCATTCCTGGAGGGACAACAAAAGCAAGAAGCCTTCAGGCTGAGGCCAGCAGCCGAGTGCCAATTCCTGATTGAATACCGTCGCTCACCCTGTGCACAATTACCATCCAAATTAAGGCGtcaattaaagtatttttccAACTTTTGTCATCGACATCAAGTCTTCCCCCCTCGTTGGCTTACGGCCGAAGTTTAACGACAATACAAAGATCATCAATAGCATCATGTTGAGTACCAGCCTCGTCCATATTGACCAATTGTGTGCTGCTTTGATCTTCTGAGCCTAGTCTGGGTGTGGATTCTGATGCTGGACTGGGATTATCTGCATATGGCGATGGGTATTGATATGAAACGCAACTTTGTCGGCCGGTTTCTGATTGAAAAGTAGAAAGGCCGCTGCCCCACTATGAAAAACAGGAGCCTGTGTAACCTTCCGCTCCAGTTGCACAGACTGTATTGTTTCGGTCTGACATGCTGAAAGGGTCGTTAGTGTAACAGGTATTCAACTGGGCAGCCTCTGTATCCCATCCGAGGGGTGGTCTTGTAAATACTTGAGAAAGCACAGGGGCCAAGGTTAGATCGTCTGGTTGAAAAACAACGATCAAATCGTTCTTAGCGATATCGATATTGATTATATAGGTCATGGGCGAGCCGTGGCCGGCGACGAGGGTTTGAGTAGCTATGCCGACCGCCCGGCCTGATGGACCCATCCGC from Colletotrichum lupini chromosome 2, complete sequence carries:
- a CDS encoding serine/threonine protein kinase, with product MARQSPEVSMRTRTKVSLERKSRLQRKRCPGIAKDRCLKTYYCSGLEENWNSHLLPGSRLFGTAQAMTGSYGRCLCCNALLTSIGFNSRRSRWHSLPRLQIGWAALMLSLSGVKQGASASVGVFVSQLGKQHEPVAKCDVSEDEQYELVEIAGDNAMGIINFIDSWAPQQNLVLNLGRENRLPTGISFLNHADQLLDDEWFREEFEDTRELLRLIQWYRYETHSWRDNKSKKPSG